DNA from Massilia antarctica:
CCTTGGTTCGGACGGTAAGGTTTCTGTGAAAGTAGACGGCACCGACATAGGCTATCTGTCGAAATATATCGCGAGAGAATTTCGCGCGGCTGTTGTTTCCGGAAATTTAACCGAATACGATGTCTTCAATTGCTCAGCTCGTGTATCGAATCGCGACGGTCGGCAGACCATTTGGGTGGATCTACCTGAGGATATTTAATCGCCACGCAATCATTTTAGCAAGGGTTTCTTTCGTTTCATACATGTAGTCGGCGCCGTGAGCGCAGTCCCATCGAAAGGACTGCTGCGCACTCGCTGGAGTATGCCAGAATGTAGGCCATTGACGAATCGTCGCCACGGCATTAGTCCCATCCGACCGACCGAGGTCCCCTCATACGGCTTTGGTTTTCTCGCGGCAATGGAGCCGGGTTTTCACTCTTCCGTTCAGGAGCCACTAAATGCCCAGCAAGAACACAATCTGTCTGTGGTACGACGGCGACGCCGTCGACGCCGCAAACTTCTACGCAGAAACCTTCCCCGACAGCGCAGTCCATGCCATCCACCGCGCACCGGGCGACTATCCCGCTGGCAAAGAGGGCAATGTCCTCACGGTCGAGTTCACCGTCGCCGGCATTGCCTGCCTGGGCCTGAACGGCGGCCCGCATTTCAAGCACAGCGAAGCCTTCTCGTTCCTGATCGCGACCGACGACCAGGCCGAAACCGACCGCTTGTGGAACGCCATCGTCAGCAATGGCGGGCAGGAAAGCGAATGCGGCTGGTGCAAGGACCGCTGGGGATTATCCTGGCAAATTGCTCCACGCGCCCTCACCGAAGCGGTATTCGGCCCAGACCGCGCCGCAGCCAAGCGCGCGTTCGATGCCATGATGACGATGAAGAAAATCGATATCGCCACGATAGAACGGGCCGTGCTCGGCCGGGATTGATCCGCCTGATTACATGAATGCGGTGCGCGTCGCAGGTGCCTCGGTTACAGATTGCAAGACGCGTCCCAGCGGAAGCTCCACGCACCGATAAAACACAGCGCCTGCCATCAGGCTCGCAGCCCAGGCAGCCAGCATGCCCAGCGCCTGATAATGCGGCTCTGGCGGCACGAAATGGGCAAACGCCGCATTCATCACCAGACAGACCGGGAAATGGATCAGGAATACCGAATAGGAAATCTGCGCGAGACGATTAATCGCCGCCATGCCCCAGTGCGAATACGATCCCGTGCGCGCACGGCCGAACAAAAACAGAACGCAGGCCACCGCCAGCGCCACCGCAATGCGCAGGCGGAAGTCGAGTGCCAGCGCGATCAAGGTCGGCAGCACGATCATCGCCACCAGCAGCGCAACCACCTGCGGCCGCCGTGTCGGATCGCTCGCCAGCCAGGCCATGATGCCCAGTCCATAGCTACCGAAGAAGTAGGGCGCCCAGTCATCCCAGTTGGGATCGCGGTTGAAGTACAACAGGGACATGCTGATGCCGATGACAATCACGGCAGGCATCAACCACGGCCGCAAGCCGCCGCCCGAAAACCGTCCGCACAGCCAGACCAGCACGGCCACCACGGCATACAGCTGGAAATCGATCGCGACGTACCACGCGCCCGCCGACAAGGAGTCGTAACCGAGCACGCCCTGCAGCAGCAGCGCA
Protein-coding regions in this window:
- a CDS encoding VOC family protein produces the protein MPSKNTICLWYDGDAVDAANFYAETFPDSAVHAIHRAPGDYPAGKEGNVLTVEFTVAGIACLGLNGGPHFKHSEAFSFLIATDDQAETDRLWNAIVSNGGQESECGWCKDRWGLSWQIAPRALTEAVFGPDRAAAKRAFDAMMTMKKIDIATIERAVLGRD
- a CDS encoding acyltransferase family protein, with amino-acid sequence MGVVVEKIAGAKASVPAQFGFINLLKVIAAQLIVLHHLAFYGPMADYARPLMPDVIDWLGSFARIAVQVFLVIGGFLVAKSLFPKGQPGLINPLGTVWRRYAKLVPPFMVAMLCAVAASALANRWMTHNSISPPPDFLQLAAHALLLQGVLGYDSLSAGAWYVAIDFQLYAVVAVLVWLCGRFSGGGLRPWLMPAVIVIGISMSLLYFNRDPNWDDWAPYFFGSYGLGIMAWLASDPTRRPQVVALLVAMIVLPTLIALALDFRLRIAVALAVACVLFLFGRARTGSYSHWGMAAINRLAQISYSVFLIHFPVCLVMNAAFAHFVPPEPHYQALGMLAAWAASLMAGAVFYRCVELPLGRVLQSVTEAPATRTAFM